The segment GGCCGGTTGAAGGGGCTCGTGCTGGGGGAGAAGACGGGCACCATCGTGAAGAGCCGGTAGTGCCAGGCCAACTGACGTCGCCTCACGTCGTTCTCGGTCGTCGGCGGTCCTCAACGTACCAACGGCGTACGCCTCCGGCCGCCTCCTCCCTCGGGCCTCGTGATGCTCGTCATTTGGCCCGGCACGCCAGCCGCGTGTGGGTATAAGGCACAATTCGTTGGAGTCACATTAGCCGTGCTCAAGCAGGTCACGAGCCAGACCGAGCGAGACATGCGGAAGTCGGTGGAGACCGTGGCCCGCGAGTTCGGGGGGGTGCGGACCGGGCGGGCCTCGACGGCGCTCCTGGAGCCCATCCGCGTAGAGTACTACGGGACCCCCACCCCGCTGAGTCAGGTGGCAACGGTCGCCACCCCCGAGACCCGGCTCATCACCGTCCAGCCCTGGGACCCGTCCCTCGTCCCCGCCATCGAGAAGGCGATCCTGAAGTCTGGCCTGGGGGTCACCCCCACCAGCGACGGGAAGGTGATCCGGATCGCCATCCCTCCCCTGACGGAGGAGCGGCGGAAGGAGCTGGTCAAGGTGGTCCGGAAGCTGGCCGAGGACGGGCGGGTGGCGGTCCGCAACCTGCGCCGCGACGCCAACGACCGCCTCAAGGCCCTCGAGAAGGACAAGAAACTCTCCGCGGATGACCTCAGGAAGGGCCTGGAGCAGGTCCAGGACCTGACCAACAGGATCATCAAGGAGATCGACGACCTCCTGGCCAAGAAGGAGAAGGAGATCCTCGAGTTTTGACTCCTCCCCGGTCCGCCCCCCGCCTGCCGACCGTGGCCGCGGATTCCCGCCGCGGCTGACCCGCTCCGCCCGGAGCGGGTGCGCCCCTCGGAGCATCGCCGCGCGCCTGCCCCCCACCGGGGACCCTCCCCGGAGGAGGCCCCGATGCACCTGAAGCGGATCCTGAGCGCGGCCATCCTGCTCCCCCCCGTCCTGCTCATCATCTGGTACGGTCCCCCCCTGCTCCTGGCCGCGCTGGCGGCGACGGTGGGGGGGCTCACGGCATGGGAGTTCTACGGGCTCCTCGGCACCCGCTTCGGGCCGCTCCCGCGCCCGCTCGGGGTCCTGCTGGCGGCAGCGGTCGCGGCAGCGCCCGCCTTGCCCCTCGGAGCCGAGGGGGCGCTGCTGCTTCTGGGCTTCGCGGTGATCGCGGTCGCTACCAGCCTGCTCCTTGCGCCGGGGAGCGTGGAGCGCGGGCTCGGGCAGCTCGCGGCGGCCTTGTTGCCGGTCCTCTACGCAGGGGGGCTCCTGGGATTCGCCGCGGCCCTGCGGAGCCTTCCAGGAGGGCGGGAGCATCTCCTGTACCTCTTGGCCGTCACGTGGACAGCCGATACCGCTGCTTTTTACGGCGGGCTGGCGCTGGGGCGCACCCCCCTCTCCCCCCGGGTCAGCCCCCGGAAGACGGTGGAGGGAAGCCTGGCCGGATTCCTGGCCGGGGCAATCGTCTCGCCCTTGTTCCAGGCGGCGGTGGGGCGGCCGGCCGCCTGGTGGGGGGGGGCCCTGGTGGGCCTGCTCCTGGTCGGTGCGGGGCAGTTGGGGGATCTCGCGGAGTCCCTGTGCAAGCGGAGCGCCGGCGTCAAGGACACGGGAAGCCTGCTCCCGGGCCACGGGGGCTTCCTCGACCGTCTGGACAGCCTCCTGTTTGCGGCCCCGGTTCTCTACCTGGTGGTGCGGCTCCAGTGGCTGTAGACGTGGGAAGGGGGGAGGGGTCCTGGCGGCGGTGGGCGCTGGCCGTCTTGAGCGGGGTCCTTCTGGCCTCCGCCTTCCCTCCCCTGGACTGGTGGCCGGCCGCCTTCGTCGGGCTCCTCCCCCTCCTGCTGGCGGCAGTCGGGCAGCCCCCTTCCCGGGCGGCGTGGTTGGGCTTCGCCACCGGGGTGTCCTTTGCCCTGCTCAGCATTCCCTGGGTGGTGGTGACGATGGTCCGGTACGGGCAGATGCCGTGGTGGGGAGCGGCGGCCGTTCTGCTCGCCCTGGCCGCCTACCTGGCCTGCTATCCGGCGGGCTTCACGCTTCTCCTCGCCCGATTTCCGCTCCCGCCGGCTGGCTTTCCGGTCGGGGCCGCCGCGCTCTGGACGGCCCTGGAGTACCTGCGGACCTACGCCTTGAGCGGCTTCCCGTGGAACCTCCTGGGGTACTCCCAGCTGCCCAACCTGCCCCTCGCCCAGGTGGCTGCGGCGACCGGCGTGTACGGGGTCTCCTTCCTCCTGGCCCTCACCAGTGCGGCCCTGGCGGTGCCATTCGTGCCAGGGATCCCCGGGCGGCAGGCCTGGACGATCGTCGGGGTCGCGGCGCTCCTGATCGGGGCCAGTCACGGAGCGGGGGCGTGGGTGCTCCGAGGGAGCGAGGAGGCAGCCGCGTCCCTCCGCGTCGGGATTGTCCAGGGGAACATCGAGCAGGCGCTCAAATGGTCGCCGACCGCCCTGGACATGACCCTCGACACCTACGCCCACCTGAGCGCCCAGGCGGCCAAGGGCGGGGCGGACCTCATCGTGTGGCCGGAGACGGCAGCCCCCCTCCTCCTGCGCCACGACCCGGTTCGGCTCGCCCGGGTCCGCGCCCTGGCCGAATCCCTGGGGCGCCCCCTTCTCGTGGGGGCACCCGATCGCGCGCCGGGGGAGCCGATCCGCCTCCAGAACAGCGCGATGCTCCTCGGGCCCGACGGCCGGCTCGTGGCCAAGTATGATAAGATGCACCTCGTGCCGTTCGGCGAGTACGTCCCGCTCGAGTCGATCCTGTTCTTCGTGGACAAGCTCGCGACCGGCATCGGGGATTTCGTGCCCGGCAAGACCCGGACCCTCTTCCGGATCCCCGGGGCAACGTTCGCGGCCAGCATCTGTTTCGAGGTGATCTTCCCGGCCGAGGTGCGGGCAGCGGTCGCCGGGGGGGCGGAGCTCCTGGTGAACATCACCAATGATGCCTGGTTCGGGCGGAGCGCGGCCCCCGCGCAGCACCTGCGCATGGCCGCCTTCCGGGCCCTCGAGACGCGCCGGTACCTGGTCCGCTCCGCCAACACCGGGATCTCGGCGGTCGTGGACCCATACGGCCGGGTCCTGGCGGCGACGCCCCTCTTCGAGGAGGCGGTCCTGGTCCGGGAGGTGGCCCTCCGGCGGGACCGGACCCCGTACGTCCGCTTCGGGGACTGGTTCGCGGCCGCGGCCAGCCTCGGCGCGGTCGGCTGGGTCGTGAGCGCGTGGACCGCGGAGCGGCGGGCGGCCGGGCGGGAGCGGAGGGGATGGCAGAGCTAGAGATCCGGCGGAGAACGGACGCCCTGCGGGCCAAGCTCAGTGGCCTGCGGGGCTACCTTTGACCTGGCGGGCAAGCAGGCCCGTGCCCGGAGCATCCAGGAGCAGAGCCAGGCCCCCGACTTCTGGAAGGAGCCCGAGACGGCCCAGCGTCTGCTGAAGGAACTCCGGGAGCTGAACGACCAGATCGTCCTCTTCGAGGACCTGGAGCGGCGGCTGGAGGAGCAGGTCGGCCTGTACGAGCTGGCCCGGGCGGAAGGGGACGAGAGCCTCCTCCCGGAGATCGCCGCGGCGGTCGAGTCCCTGGAAGGGCAGGTGGCACGGCTCGAGCTGACGACCGTCCTGTCGGGGAAGCACGACCGCGGCAACGCGATCCTCTCCATCAACCCGGGGGCCGGGGGGACGGAGTCGCAGGACTGGGCCGAGATGCTCCTCCGCATGTACCTCCGCTGGGCGGAGGGGCGAAACTTCAAGACCGAGATCCTGGAGCTGCAGCCGGGGGAGGAGGCGGGGATCAAGGGCGTGACCGTGACGGTCGCCGGGCCCAACGCCTACGGGTATCTCAGGGCGGAGACCGGGGTCCACCGCCTCGTCCGGATCTCCCCCTTCGACGCGTCCCGCCGCCGGCACACCTCCTTTGCTTCGGTCTACGTCTACCCGGAGCTGGAGGAGGACATCCAGGTGGTGATTGACGAGGGGGACCTGCGGATCGAGACCTTCCGGTCGAGCGGGGCCGGCGGCCAGCACGTCAATGTCACCGACTCGGCGGTCCGCATCACCCACCTGCCGACCGGGATCGTGGTTTCGTGCCAGAACGAGCGCTCGCAGCACAAGAACAAGGCGATGGCGATGAAGGTGCTGCGGGCTCGTCTGTACGAGCGGGCCCGGCAGGAGCAGGAACAGGAGCTGGAGCGGCTCGGCGGGGAGAAGAAGGAGATTGCCTGGGGGAGCCAGATCCGCTCTTACGTCCTGGCCCCGTACCAGTTGGTGAAAGATCACCGGACCGGGGTGGAGACCGGGAACGTGGAGGCGGTTCTCGATGGGCGGATCGATCCCTTCATCGAGGCGTACCTGTTCCAGGCGCAGCGGAAGCCGGAGGCGACGTCCAAGAAGTGAGCGACGGCGAGGAGTCCGGTATTTTCGTTATTGATATTATAGTTGAAGAATAGATGTATATATTATTGTAAATACTGATATAATACACTATGGAAGACGAGCCAAACGAGCTGATCCGGGAGCGGCTGAGAAAGCTCGAGGACCTGCGGGCGCGCGGGGTGAACCCGTACGTTTCCCGGTTCCAGTCGCAGGATCGCGTGGGGGACCTGGTCGGCGGCCACGGCACCCAGCCCACCGAGGCCCTGGCTGCGGAAGAGATCCCGGTCCGGGTCGCCGGCCGCCTCATGGCCATCCGGGGGCACGGCAAGGTCACGTTCGCCCACCTCCGGGACGGCTCGGGCCAGATCCAGATCTACCTGAAACAGGATGCGGTGGGGCCGGCGCAGTACGAGCTCGCGGGTCGCCTCGACGTGGGGGACGTGGTCGGGGTGGAGGGCCACCTGTTCCGGACCCGGACCGGCGAGCTGACCATCTGGGTGAAAACCCTCACCCTGCTCACCAAGGCGCTACGCCCCCTTCCCGAGAAGTGGCACGGGCTCACCGACGTGGAGACCCGGTACCGGCAGCGGTACCTGGACCTCCTGGCCAACCCGGCTGTCCCGGAGCTCTTC is part of the Candidatus Methylomirabilis sp. genome and harbors:
- the frr gene encoding ribosome recycling factor; the protein is MLKQVTSQTERDMRKSVETVAREFGGVRTGRASTALLEPIRVEYYGTPTPLSQVATVATPETRLITVQPWDPSLVPAIEKAILKSGLGVTPTSDGKVIRIAIPPLTEERRKELVKVVRKLAEDGRVAVRNLRRDANDRLKALEKDKKLSADDLRKGLEQVQDLTNRIIKEIDDLLAKKEKEILEF
- a CDS encoding phosphatidate cytidylyltransferase, which produces MHLKRILSAAILLPPVLLIIWYGPPLLLAALAATVGGLTAWEFYGLLGTRFGPLPRPLGVLLAAAVAAAPALPLGAEGALLLLGFAVIAVATSLLLAPGSVERGLGQLAAALLPVLYAGGLLGFAAALRSLPGGREHLLYLLAVTWTADTAAFYGGLALGRTPLSPRVSPRKTVEGSLAGFLAGAIVSPLFQAAVGRPAAWWGGALVGLLLVGAGQLGDLAESLCKRSAGVKDTGSLLPGHGGFLDRLDSLLFAAPVLYLVVRLQWL
- the lnt gene encoding apolipoprotein N-acyltransferase, with the protein product MAVDVGRGEGSWRRWALAVLSGVLLASAFPPLDWWPAAFVGLLPLLLAAVGQPPSRAAWLGFATGVSFALLSIPWVVVTMVRYGQMPWWGAAAVLLALAAYLACYPAGFTLLLARFPLPPAGFPVGAAALWTALEYLRTYALSGFPWNLLGYSQLPNLPLAQVAAATGVYGVSFLLALTSAALAVPFVPGIPGRQAWTIVGVAALLIGASHGAGAWVLRGSEEAAASLRVGIVQGNIEQALKWSPTALDMTLDTYAHLSAQAAKGGADLIVWPETAAPLLLRHDPVRLARVRALAESLGRPLLVGAPDRAPGEPIRLQNSAMLLGPDGRLVAKYDKMHLVPFGEYVPLESILFFVDKLATGIGDFVPGKTRTLFRIPGATFAASICFEVIFPAEVRAAVAGGAELLVNITNDAWFGRSAAPAQHLRMAAFRALETRRYLVRSANTGISAVVDPYGRVLAATPLFEEAVLVREVALRRDRTPYVRFGDWFAAAASLGAVGWVVSAWTAERRAAGRERRGWQS
- the prfB gene encoding peptide chain release factor 2 (programmed frameshift) encodes the protein MAELEIRRRTDALRAKLSGLRGYLDLAGKQARARSIQEQSQAPDFWKEPETAQRLLKELRELNDQIVLFEDLERRLEEQVGLYELARAEGDESLLPEIAAAVESLEGQVARLELTTVLSGKHDRGNAILSINPGAGGTESQDWAEMLLRMYLRWAEGRNFKTEILELQPGEEAGIKGVTVTVAGPNAYGYLRAETGVHRLVRISPFDASRRRHTSFASVYVYPELEEDIQVVIDEGDLRIETFRSSGAGGQHVNVTDSAVRITHLPTGIVVSCQNERSQHKNKAMAMKVLRARLYERARQEQEQELERLGGEKKEIAWGSQIRSYVLAPYQLVKDHRTGVETGNVEAVLDGRIDPFIEAYLFQAQRKPEATSKK